In Osmia bicornis bicornis chromosome 10, iOsmBic2.1, whole genome shotgun sequence, one genomic interval encodes:
- the LOC114874206 gene encoding OTU domain-containing protein 5-B isoform X4, with protein MTILSKKKTNASKDRREGGSTSEVDVHGVQNEHNSGSITLPNSPYQVRAANGFAVDLHGVQSDHGSGSIVLTGSSYETSVDRREDKHFEEASGPSHGKRHRQRASPHSCIGRNSRSKRERERDRGRERERERERERERQATPPAASCSGLQEIINGIIYLATDAGIIANNRMAIVGAAANLEHELANGYNSGDEYTGRTGNNLTLAEWQERDRWFEKRMRKMGFIVKKMGEDGACLFRAVADQVYGDQEMHGVVRKHCMDYIASNQEFFSHFVAEDFSTYVDRKRQEYVHGNHIEMQAMSEMYNRSIQLYCYSNEPINIFHTMVESDNEPIRLSYQRGSHYNSIVDPYKATVGVGLGLPSYNPGAADRQLISDAVRQSEELHIEQTMLEDKIKATDWEATNEAIEEQVARESYLQWLRDNEMRKARSASSSSTSTVTSAQHSHAHFHPHGGRGQQRHTSSPTTTQTSQDNLRNSPKVNDSVRYNKRSPQHQSTQGSTIPHLTSDFESKISQEPMPGSSKEARASPDISLFNRLPPEVFGKTTKMMCLTDWEDSDILSQVLATSQQEYLDSLKQSRSSATSGNDANNILDSSNS; from the exons ATGACCATTCtgtcgaagaagaagacgaacgCCTCAAAAGATAGACGAGAAGGAGGCAGCACTTCCGAAGTCGATGTTCATGGAGTGCAAAATGAGCATAACTCTGGGTCCATCACACTACCAAATAGCCCGTATCAG GTACGTGCAGCGAACGGTTTCGCGGTCGATCTTCATGGGGTTCAATCTGATCATGGATCTGGTTCTATCGTTCTTACTGGAAGTTCGTACGAG ACAAGCGTTGATCGCCGTGAAGATAAACACTTTGAAGAAGCGAGTGGCCCAAGTCATGGCAAACGTCATAGACAACGAGCAAGTCCCCATAG TTGTATTGGAAGAAATTCACGTTCAAAAcgtgaaagagaaagagacagaggtagagagagagaaagagagagggaaagagaacgCGAAAGACAAGCTACACCTCCAGCTGCTTCCTGCAGTGGCTTACaag AGATAATAAATGGTATAATTTATTTAGCTACGGATGCTGGCATAATAGCTAATAATCGAATGGCTATTGTTGGAGCTGCAGCAAATTTAGAACATGAATTAGCTAATGGTTATAATAGTGGGGATGAATATACTGGCAGAACTGGAAATAATCTTACCTTGGCTGAATGGCAAGAG CGAGATAGGTGGTTTGAAAAACGAATGCGGAAAATGGGATTTATTGTGAAAAAAATGGGTGAAGATGGAGCATGTCTGTTCAGAGCTGTTGCAGATCAAGTTTATGGTGATCAAGAAATGCATGGTGTAGTAAGGAAGCATTGCATGGATTATATA GCTTCCAATCAAGAATTTTTTTCTCACTTCGTAGCGGAAGATTTTAGCACGTATGTAGATAGGAAACGACAAGAATATGTACATGGAAATCACATAGAAATGCAAGCAATGTCGGAAATGTATAATCGTAGCATTCAGTTATATTGCTACAGCAATG AACCAATCAATATCTTCCATACAATGGTTGAAAGTGATAACGAACCGATACGATTGTCTTATCAACGTGGTAGTCATTATAATAGTATAGTAGACCCATATAAAGCTACAGTTGGTGTTGGACTCGGCCTACCATCATACAATCCTGGTGCTGCAGATCGACAACTGATATCAGACGCAGTTCGTCAAAGCGAAGAGTTGCATATCGAACAG ACGATGCtggaagataaaataaaagcaaCGGACTGGGAAGCAACGAACGAAGCAATAGAGGAACAAGTTGCCAGAGAAAGTTATTTGCAATGGTTAAGAGACAACGAGATGCGGAAAGCG CGATCAGCTAGTAGTAGCAGTACAAGTACGGTGACCAGCGCACAACACAGTCACGCTCATTTTCATCCTCATGGTGGTCGTGGACAGCAACGTCATACATCTTCTCCAACCACGACCCAAACTAGCCAAGATAATTTACGAAATTCTCCGAAG GTAAACGATTCGGTAAGATACAACAAAAGGTCGCCTCAACATCAGTCAACCCAAGGATCTACCATACCTCACCTTACCTCGGATTTCGAATCTAAAATTTCTCAAGAACCTATGCCAGGCAGCAGTAAAGAAGCCCGTGCATCGCCAGATATCTCGTTGTTTAATCGTCTTCCTCCCGAAGTATTCGGTAAGACGACTAAAATGATGT GTTTGACCGATTGGGAGGACAGTGATATACTTTCACAAGTTTTGGCGACGTCGCAGCAAGAATACTTGGACAGTCTGAAACAATCACGGAGTTCTGCCACCTCCGGCAATGATGCTAACAATATATTAGATTCCAGTAAcagttaa
- the LOC114874206 gene encoding OTU domain-containing protein 5-B isoform X3, with protein MTILSKKKTNASKDRREGGSTSEVDVHGVQNEHNSGSITLPNSPYQVRAANGFAVDLHGVQSDHGSGSIVLTGSSYETSVDRREDKHFEEASGPSHGKRHRQRASPHRYALRTKYVINNDLICIGRNSRSKRERERDRGRERERERERERERQATPPAASCSGLQATDAGIIANNRMAIVGAAANLEHELANGYNSGDEYTGRTGNNLTLAEWQERDRWFEKRMRKMGFIVKKMGEDGACLFRAVADQVYGDQEMHGVVRKHCMDYIASNQEFFSHFVAEDFSTYVDRKRQEYVHGNHIEMQAMSEMYNRSIQLYCYSNEPINIFHTMVESDNEPIRLSYQRGSHYNSIVDPYKATVGVGLGLPSYNPGAADRQLISDAVRQSEELHIEQTMLEDKIKATDWEATNEAIEEQVARESYLQWLRDNEMRKARSASSSSTSTVTSAQHSHAHFHPHGGRGQQRHTSSPTTTQTSQDNLRNSPKVNDSVRYNKRSPQHQSTQGSTIPHLTSDFESKISQEPMPGSSKEARASPDISLFNRLPPEVFGKTTKMMCLTDWEDSDILSQVLATSQQEYLDSLKQSRSSATSGNDANNILDSSNS; from the exons ATGACCATTCtgtcgaagaagaagacgaacgCCTCAAAAGATAGACGAGAAGGAGGCAGCACTTCCGAAGTCGATGTTCATGGAGTGCAAAATGAGCATAACTCTGGGTCCATCACACTACCAAATAGCCCGTATCAG GTACGTGCAGCGAACGGTTTCGCGGTCGATCTTCATGGGGTTCAATCTGATCATGGATCTGGTTCTATCGTTCTTACTGGAAGTTCGTACGAG ACAAGCGTTGATCGCCGTGAAGATAAACACTTTGAAGAAGCGAGTGGCCCAAGTCATGGCAAACGTCATAGACAACGAGCAAGTCCCCATAGGTATGCACTACGAACAAAATATGTGATCAACAATGATTTAAT TTGTATTGGAAGAAATTCACGTTCAAAAcgtgaaagagaaagagacagaggtagagagagagaaagagagagggaaagagaacgCGAAAGACAAGCTACACCTCCAGCTGCTTCCTGCAGTGGCTTACaag CTACGGATGCTGGCATAATAGCTAATAATCGAATGGCTATTGTTGGAGCTGCAGCAAATTTAGAACATGAATTAGCTAATGGTTATAATAGTGGGGATGAATATACTGGCAGAACTGGAAATAATCTTACCTTGGCTGAATGGCAAGAG CGAGATAGGTGGTTTGAAAAACGAATGCGGAAAATGGGATTTATTGTGAAAAAAATGGGTGAAGATGGAGCATGTCTGTTCAGAGCTGTTGCAGATCAAGTTTATGGTGATCAAGAAATGCATGGTGTAGTAAGGAAGCATTGCATGGATTATATA GCTTCCAATCAAGAATTTTTTTCTCACTTCGTAGCGGAAGATTTTAGCACGTATGTAGATAGGAAACGACAAGAATATGTACATGGAAATCACATAGAAATGCAAGCAATGTCGGAAATGTATAATCGTAGCATTCAGTTATATTGCTACAGCAATG AACCAATCAATATCTTCCATACAATGGTTGAAAGTGATAACGAACCGATACGATTGTCTTATCAACGTGGTAGTCATTATAATAGTATAGTAGACCCATATAAAGCTACAGTTGGTGTTGGACTCGGCCTACCATCATACAATCCTGGTGCTGCAGATCGACAACTGATATCAGACGCAGTTCGTCAAAGCGAAGAGTTGCATATCGAACAG ACGATGCtggaagataaaataaaagcaaCGGACTGGGAAGCAACGAACGAAGCAATAGAGGAACAAGTTGCCAGAGAAAGTTATTTGCAATGGTTAAGAGACAACGAGATGCGGAAAGCG CGATCAGCTAGTAGTAGCAGTACAAGTACGGTGACCAGCGCACAACACAGTCACGCTCATTTTCATCCTCATGGTGGTCGTGGACAGCAACGTCATACATCTTCTCCAACCACGACCCAAACTAGCCAAGATAATTTACGAAATTCTCCGAAG GTAAACGATTCGGTAAGATACAACAAAAGGTCGCCTCAACATCAGTCAACCCAAGGATCTACCATACCTCACCTTACCTCGGATTTCGAATCTAAAATTTCTCAAGAACCTATGCCAGGCAGCAGTAAAGAAGCCCGTGCATCGCCAGATATCTCGTTGTTTAATCGTCTTCCTCCCGAAGTATTCGGTAAGACGACTAAAATGATGT GTTTGACCGATTGGGAGGACAGTGATATACTTTCACAAGTTTTGGCGACGTCGCAGCAAGAATACTTGGACAGTCTGAAACAATCACGGAGTTCTGCCACCTCCGGCAATGATGCTAACAATATATTAGATTCCAGTAAcagttaa
- the LOC114874206 gene encoding OTU domain-containing protein 5-B isoform X1: MTILSKKKTNASKDRREGGSTSEVDVHGVQNEHNSGSITLPNSPYQVRAANGFAVDLHGVQSDHGSGSIVLTGSSYETSVDRREDKHFEEASGPSHGKRHRQRASPHRYALRTKYVINNDLICIGRNSRSKRERERDRGRERERERERERERQATPPAASCSGLQEIINGIIYLATDAGIIANNRMAIVGAAANLEHELANGYNSGDEYTGRTGNNLTLAEWQERDRWFEKRMRKMGFIVKKMGEDGACLFRAVADQVYGDQEMHGVVRKHCMDYIASNQEFFSHFVAEDFSTYVDRKRQEYVHGNHIEMQAMSEMYNRSIQLYCYSNEPINIFHTMVESDNEPIRLSYQRGSHYNSIVDPYKATVGVGLGLPSYNPGAADRQLISDAVRQSEELHIEQTMLEDKIKATDWEATNEAIEEQVARESYLQWLRDNEMRKARSASSSSTSTVTSAQHSHAHFHPHGGRGQQRHTSSPTTTQTSQDNLRNSPKVNDSVRYNKRSPQHQSTQGSTIPHLTSDFESKISQEPMPGSSKEARASPDISLFNRLPPEVFGKTTKMMCLTDWEDSDILSQVLATSQQEYLDSLKQSRSSATSGNDANNILDSSNS, from the exons ATGACCATTCtgtcgaagaagaagacgaacgCCTCAAAAGATAGACGAGAAGGAGGCAGCACTTCCGAAGTCGATGTTCATGGAGTGCAAAATGAGCATAACTCTGGGTCCATCACACTACCAAATAGCCCGTATCAG GTACGTGCAGCGAACGGTTTCGCGGTCGATCTTCATGGGGTTCAATCTGATCATGGATCTGGTTCTATCGTTCTTACTGGAAGTTCGTACGAG ACAAGCGTTGATCGCCGTGAAGATAAACACTTTGAAGAAGCGAGTGGCCCAAGTCATGGCAAACGTCATAGACAACGAGCAAGTCCCCATAGGTATGCACTACGAACAAAATATGTGATCAACAATGATTTAAT TTGTATTGGAAGAAATTCACGTTCAAAAcgtgaaagagaaagagacagaggtagagagagagaaagagagagggaaagagaacgCGAAAGACAAGCTACACCTCCAGCTGCTTCCTGCAGTGGCTTACaag AGATAATAAATGGTATAATTTATTTAGCTACGGATGCTGGCATAATAGCTAATAATCGAATGGCTATTGTTGGAGCTGCAGCAAATTTAGAACATGAATTAGCTAATGGTTATAATAGTGGGGATGAATATACTGGCAGAACTGGAAATAATCTTACCTTGGCTGAATGGCAAGAG CGAGATAGGTGGTTTGAAAAACGAATGCGGAAAATGGGATTTATTGTGAAAAAAATGGGTGAAGATGGAGCATGTCTGTTCAGAGCTGTTGCAGATCAAGTTTATGGTGATCAAGAAATGCATGGTGTAGTAAGGAAGCATTGCATGGATTATATA GCTTCCAATCAAGAATTTTTTTCTCACTTCGTAGCGGAAGATTTTAGCACGTATGTAGATAGGAAACGACAAGAATATGTACATGGAAATCACATAGAAATGCAAGCAATGTCGGAAATGTATAATCGTAGCATTCAGTTATATTGCTACAGCAATG AACCAATCAATATCTTCCATACAATGGTTGAAAGTGATAACGAACCGATACGATTGTCTTATCAACGTGGTAGTCATTATAATAGTATAGTAGACCCATATAAAGCTACAGTTGGTGTTGGACTCGGCCTACCATCATACAATCCTGGTGCTGCAGATCGACAACTGATATCAGACGCAGTTCGTCAAAGCGAAGAGTTGCATATCGAACAG ACGATGCtggaagataaaataaaagcaaCGGACTGGGAAGCAACGAACGAAGCAATAGAGGAACAAGTTGCCAGAGAAAGTTATTTGCAATGGTTAAGAGACAACGAGATGCGGAAAGCG CGATCAGCTAGTAGTAGCAGTACAAGTACGGTGACCAGCGCACAACACAGTCACGCTCATTTTCATCCTCATGGTGGTCGTGGACAGCAACGTCATACATCTTCTCCAACCACGACCCAAACTAGCCAAGATAATTTACGAAATTCTCCGAAG GTAAACGATTCGGTAAGATACAACAAAAGGTCGCCTCAACATCAGTCAACCCAAGGATCTACCATACCTCACCTTACCTCGGATTTCGAATCTAAAATTTCTCAAGAACCTATGCCAGGCAGCAGTAAAGAAGCCCGTGCATCGCCAGATATCTCGTTGTTTAATCGTCTTCCTCCCGAAGTATTCGGTAAGACGACTAAAATGATGT GTTTGACCGATTGGGAGGACAGTGATATACTTTCACAAGTTTTGGCGACGTCGCAGCAAGAATACTTGGACAGTCTGAAACAATCACGGAGTTCTGCCACCTCCGGCAATGATGCTAACAATATATTAGATTCCAGTAAcagttaa
- the LOC114874206 gene encoding OTU domain-containing protein 5-B isoform X2 produces the protein MTILSKKKTNASKDRREGGSTSEVDVHGVQNEHNSGSITLPNSPYQVRAANGFAVDLHGVQSDHGSGSIVLTGSSYETSVDRREDKHFEEASGPSHGKRHRQRASPHRYALRTKYVINNDLICIGRNSRSKRERERDRGRERERERERERERQATPPAASCSGLQEIINGIIYLATDAGIIANNRMAIVGAAANLEHELANGYNSGDEYTGRTGNNLTLAEWQERDRWFEKRMRKMGFIVKKMGEDGACLFRAVADQVYGDQEMHGVVRKHCMDYIASNQEFFSHFVAEDFSTYVDRKRQEYVHGNHIEMQAMSEMYNRSIQLYCYSNEPINIFHTMVESDNEPIRLSYQRGSHYNSIVDPYKATVGVGLGLPSYNPGAADRQLISDAVRQSEELHIEQTMLEDKIKATDWEATNEAIEEQVARESYLQWLRDNEMRKARSASSSSTSTVTSAQHSHAHFHPHGGRGQQRHTSSPTTTQTSQDNLRNSPKVNDSVRYNKRSPQHQSTQGSTIPHLTSDFESKISQEPMPGSSKEARASPDISLFNRLPPEVFGLTDWEDSDILSQVLATSQQEYLDSLKQSRSSATSGNDANNILDSSNS, from the exons ATGACCATTCtgtcgaagaagaagacgaacgCCTCAAAAGATAGACGAGAAGGAGGCAGCACTTCCGAAGTCGATGTTCATGGAGTGCAAAATGAGCATAACTCTGGGTCCATCACACTACCAAATAGCCCGTATCAG GTACGTGCAGCGAACGGTTTCGCGGTCGATCTTCATGGGGTTCAATCTGATCATGGATCTGGTTCTATCGTTCTTACTGGAAGTTCGTACGAG ACAAGCGTTGATCGCCGTGAAGATAAACACTTTGAAGAAGCGAGTGGCCCAAGTCATGGCAAACGTCATAGACAACGAGCAAGTCCCCATAGGTATGCACTACGAACAAAATATGTGATCAACAATGATTTAAT TTGTATTGGAAGAAATTCACGTTCAAAAcgtgaaagagaaagagacagaggtagagagagagaaagagagagggaaagagaacgCGAAAGACAAGCTACACCTCCAGCTGCTTCCTGCAGTGGCTTACaag AGATAATAAATGGTATAATTTATTTAGCTACGGATGCTGGCATAATAGCTAATAATCGAATGGCTATTGTTGGAGCTGCAGCAAATTTAGAACATGAATTAGCTAATGGTTATAATAGTGGGGATGAATATACTGGCAGAACTGGAAATAATCTTACCTTGGCTGAATGGCAAGAG CGAGATAGGTGGTTTGAAAAACGAATGCGGAAAATGGGATTTATTGTGAAAAAAATGGGTGAAGATGGAGCATGTCTGTTCAGAGCTGTTGCAGATCAAGTTTATGGTGATCAAGAAATGCATGGTGTAGTAAGGAAGCATTGCATGGATTATATA GCTTCCAATCAAGAATTTTTTTCTCACTTCGTAGCGGAAGATTTTAGCACGTATGTAGATAGGAAACGACAAGAATATGTACATGGAAATCACATAGAAATGCAAGCAATGTCGGAAATGTATAATCGTAGCATTCAGTTATATTGCTACAGCAATG AACCAATCAATATCTTCCATACAATGGTTGAAAGTGATAACGAACCGATACGATTGTCTTATCAACGTGGTAGTCATTATAATAGTATAGTAGACCCATATAAAGCTACAGTTGGTGTTGGACTCGGCCTACCATCATACAATCCTGGTGCTGCAGATCGACAACTGATATCAGACGCAGTTCGTCAAAGCGAAGAGTTGCATATCGAACAG ACGATGCtggaagataaaataaaagcaaCGGACTGGGAAGCAACGAACGAAGCAATAGAGGAACAAGTTGCCAGAGAAAGTTATTTGCAATGGTTAAGAGACAACGAGATGCGGAAAGCG CGATCAGCTAGTAGTAGCAGTACAAGTACGGTGACCAGCGCACAACACAGTCACGCTCATTTTCATCCTCATGGTGGTCGTGGACAGCAACGTCATACATCTTCTCCAACCACGACCCAAACTAGCCAAGATAATTTACGAAATTCTCCGAAG GTAAACGATTCGGTAAGATACAACAAAAGGTCGCCTCAACATCAGTCAACCCAAGGATCTACCATACCTCACCTTACCTCGGATTTCGAATCTAAAATTTCTCAAGAACCTATGCCAGGCAGCAGTAAAGAAGCCCGTGCATCGCCAGATATCTCGTTGTTTAATCGTCTTCCTCCCGAAGTATTCG GTTTGACCGATTGGGAGGACAGTGATATACTTTCACAAGTTTTGGCGACGTCGCAGCAAGAATACTTGGACAGTCTGAAACAATCACGGAGTTCTGCCACCTCCGGCAATGATGCTAACAATATATTAGATTCCAGTAAcagttaa
- the LOC114874206 gene encoding OTU domain-containing protein 5-B isoform X5 yields MTILSKKKTNASKDRREGGSTSEVDVHGVQNEHNSGSITLPNSPYQVRAANGFAVDLHGVQSDHGSGSIVLTGSSYETSVDRREDKHFEEASGPSHGKRHRQRASPHSCIGRNSRSKRERERDRGRERERERERERERQATPPAASCSGLQATDAGIIANNRMAIVGAAANLEHELANGYNSGDEYTGRTGNNLTLAEWQERDRWFEKRMRKMGFIVKKMGEDGACLFRAVADQVYGDQEMHGVVRKHCMDYIASNQEFFSHFVAEDFSTYVDRKRQEYVHGNHIEMQAMSEMYNRSIQLYCYSNEPINIFHTMVESDNEPIRLSYQRGSHYNSIVDPYKATVGVGLGLPSYNPGAADRQLISDAVRQSEELHIEQTMLEDKIKATDWEATNEAIEEQVARESYLQWLRDNEMRKARSASSSSTSTVTSAQHSHAHFHPHGGRGQQRHTSSPTTTQTSQDNLRNSPKVNDSVRYNKRSPQHQSTQGSTIPHLTSDFESKISQEPMPGSSKEARASPDISLFNRLPPEVFGKTTKMMCLTDWEDSDILSQVLATSQQEYLDSLKQSRSSATSGNDANNILDSSNS; encoded by the exons ATGACCATTCtgtcgaagaagaagacgaacgCCTCAAAAGATAGACGAGAAGGAGGCAGCACTTCCGAAGTCGATGTTCATGGAGTGCAAAATGAGCATAACTCTGGGTCCATCACACTACCAAATAGCCCGTATCAG GTACGTGCAGCGAACGGTTTCGCGGTCGATCTTCATGGGGTTCAATCTGATCATGGATCTGGTTCTATCGTTCTTACTGGAAGTTCGTACGAG ACAAGCGTTGATCGCCGTGAAGATAAACACTTTGAAGAAGCGAGTGGCCCAAGTCATGGCAAACGTCATAGACAACGAGCAAGTCCCCATAG TTGTATTGGAAGAAATTCACGTTCAAAAcgtgaaagagaaagagacagaggtagagagagagaaagagagagggaaagagaacgCGAAAGACAAGCTACACCTCCAGCTGCTTCCTGCAGTGGCTTACaag CTACGGATGCTGGCATAATAGCTAATAATCGAATGGCTATTGTTGGAGCTGCAGCAAATTTAGAACATGAATTAGCTAATGGTTATAATAGTGGGGATGAATATACTGGCAGAACTGGAAATAATCTTACCTTGGCTGAATGGCAAGAG CGAGATAGGTGGTTTGAAAAACGAATGCGGAAAATGGGATTTATTGTGAAAAAAATGGGTGAAGATGGAGCATGTCTGTTCAGAGCTGTTGCAGATCAAGTTTATGGTGATCAAGAAATGCATGGTGTAGTAAGGAAGCATTGCATGGATTATATA GCTTCCAATCAAGAATTTTTTTCTCACTTCGTAGCGGAAGATTTTAGCACGTATGTAGATAGGAAACGACAAGAATATGTACATGGAAATCACATAGAAATGCAAGCAATGTCGGAAATGTATAATCGTAGCATTCAGTTATATTGCTACAGCAATG AACCAATCAATATCTTCCATACAATGGTTGAAAGTGATAACGAACCGATACGATTGTCTTATCAACGTGGTAGTCATTATAATAGTATAGTAGACCCATATAAAGCTACAGTTGGTGTTGGACTCGGCCTACCATCATACAATCCTGGTGCTGCAGATCGACAACTGATATCAGACGCAGTTCGTCAAAGCGAAGAGTTGCATATCGAACAG ACGATGCtggaagataaaataaaagcaaCGGACTGGGAAGCAACGAACGAAGCAATAGAGGAACAAGTTGCCAGAGAAAGTTATTTGCAATGGTTAAGAGACAACGAGATGCGGAAAGCG CGATCAGCTAGTAGTAGCAGTACAAGTACGGTGACCAGCGCACAACACAGTCACGCTCATTTTCATCCTCATGGTGGTCGTGGACAGCAACGTCATACATCTTCTCCAACCACGACCCAAACTAGCCAAGATAATTTACGAAATTCTCCGAAG GTAAACGATTCGGTAAGATACAACAAAAGGTCGCCTCAACATCAGTCAACCCAAGGATCTACCATACCTCACCTTACCTCGGATTTCGAATCTAAAATTTCTCAAGAACCTATGCCAGGCAGCAGTAAAGAAGCCCGTGCATCGCCAGATATCTCGTTGTTTAATCGTCTTCCTCCCGAAGTATTCGGTAAGACGACTAAAATGATGT GTTTGACCGATTGGGAGGACAGTGATATACTTTCACAAGTTTTGGCGACGTCGCAGCAAGAATACTTGGACAGTCTGAAACAATCACGGAGTTCTGCCACCTCCGGCAATGATGCTAACAATATATTAGATTCCAGTAAcagttaa
- the LOC114874206 gene encoding OTU domain-containing protein 5-B isoform X7 — MTILSKKKTNASKDRREGGSTSEVDVHGVQNEHNSGSITLPNSPYQVRAANGFAVDLHGVQSDHGSGSIVLTGSSYETSVDRREDKHFEEASGPSHGKRHRQRASPHRYALRTKYVINNDLICIGRNSRSKRERERDRGRERERERERERERQATPPAASCSGLQEIINGIIYLATDAGIIANNRMAIVGAAANLEHELANGYNSGDEYTGRTGNNLTLAEWQERDRWFEKRMRKMGFIVKKMGEDGACLFRAVADQVYGDQEMHGVVRKHCMDYIASNQEFFSHFVAEDFSTYVDRKRQEYVHGNHIEMQAMSEMYNRSIQLYCYSNEPINIFHTMVESDNEPIRLSYQRGSHYNSIVDPYKATVGVGLGLPSYNPGAADRQLISDAVRQSEELHIEQTMLEDKIKATDWEATNEAIEEQVARESYLQWLRDNEMRKAVNDSVRYNKRSPQHQSTQGSTIPHLTSDFESKISQEPMPGSSKEARASPDISLFNRLPPEVFGKTTKMMCLTDWEDSDILSQVLATSQQEYLDSLKQSRSSATSGNDANNILDSSNS, encoded by the exons ATGACCATTCtgtcgaagaagaagacgaacgCCTCAAAAGATAGACGAGAAGGAGGCAGCACTTCCGAAGTCGATGTTCATGGAGTGCAAAATGAGCATAACTCTGGGTCCATCACACTACCAAATAGCCCGTATCAG GTACGTGCAGCGAACGGTTTCGCGGTCGATCTTCATGGGGTTCAATCTGATCATGGATCTGGTTCTATCGTTCTTACTGGAAGTTCGTACGAG ACAAGCGTTGATCGCCGTGAAGATAAACACTTTGAAGAAGCGAGTGGCCCAAGTCATGGCAAACGTCATAGACAACGAGCAAGTCCCCATAGGTATGCACTACGAACAAAATATGTGATCAACAATGATTTAAT TTGTATTGGAAGAAATTCACGTTCAAAAcgtgaaagagaaagagacagaggtagagagagagaaagagagagggaaagagaacgCGAAAGACAAGCTACACCTCCAGCTGCTTCCTGCAGTGGCTTACaag AGATAATAAATGGTATAATTTATTTAGCTACGGATGCTGGCATAATAGCTAATAATCGAATGGCTATTGTTGGAGCTGCAGCAAATTTAGAACATGAATTAGCTAATGGTTATAATAGTGGGGATGAATATACTGGCAGAACTGGAAATAATCTTACCTTGGCTGAATGGCAAGAG CGAGATAGGTGGTTTGAAAAACGAATGCGGAAAATGGGATTTATTGTGAAAAAAATGGGTGAAGATGGAGCATGTCTGTTCAGAGCTGTTGCAGATCAAGTTTATGGTGATCAAGAAATGCATGGTGTAGTAAGGAAGCATTGCATGGATTATATA GCTTCCAATCAAGAATTTTTTTCTCACTTCGTAGCGGAAGATTTTAGCACGTATGTAGATAGGAAACGACAAGAATATGTACATGGAAATCACATAGAAATGCAAGCAATGTCGGAAATGTATAATCGTAGCATTCAGTTATATTGCTACAGCAATG AACCAATCAATATCTTCCATACAATGGTTGAAAGTGATAACGAACCGATACGATTGTCTTATCAACGTGGTAGTCATTATAATAGTATAGTAGACCCATATAAAGCTACAGTTGGTGTTGGACTCGGCCTACCATCATACAATCCTGGTGCTGCAGATCGACAACTGATATCAGACGCAGTTCGTCAAAGCGAAGAGTTGCATATCGAACAG ACGATGCtggaagataaaataaaagcaaCGGACTGGGAAGCAACGAACGAAGCAATAGAGGAACAAGTTGCCAGAGAAAGTTATTTGCAATGGTTAAGAGACAACGAGATGCGGAAAGCG GTAAACGATTCGGTAAGATACAACAAAAGGTCGCCTCAACATCAGTCAACCCAAGGATCTACCATACCTCACCTTACCTCGGATTTCGAATCTAAAATTTCTCAAGAACCTATGCCAGGCAGCAGTAAAGAAGCCCGTGCATCGCCAGATATCTCGTTGTTTAATCGTCTTCCTCCCGAAGTATTCGGTAAGACGACTAAAATGATGT GTTTGACCGATTGGGAGGACAGTGATATACTTTCACAAGTTTTGGCGACGTCGCAGCAAGAATACTTGGACAGTCTGAAACAATCACGGAGTTCTGCCACCTCCGGCAATGATGCTAACAATATATTAGATTCCAGTAAcagttaa